One stretch of Zingiber officinale cultivar Zhangliang chromosome 6B, Zo_v1.1, whole genome shotgun sequence DNA includes these proteins:
- the LOC121990384 gene encoding piriformospora indica-insensitive protein 2-like, producing MWRITSSWAFLLLNLLLFHALAEAESSNVPMDKAEQEALYAVIQDLVGKWWNGSDLYPDPCGCTQIQGVSCDLFDGLWYVTSLNIGPILGNSLECSSDAKFNPQLFQLKHLNSLSIFDCFSSDQQQLTIPPSNWERLASTLESLELRSNRGLTGNIPPNLGQLSNLNSLVLVGNSLSGELPMELANLVNLKRLMLSVNKFSGQVPSALFANMAHLLILDLSSNHLTGSLPASLCNLSSLLKLDLSNNQFQGSLPAELGKWTQLTLLDLRNNSLLGAMPKLGSLRDLLLAYNPWGGNLLEFEWGALQNLSTLDLSHMGLTGAIPKAITDLKILRYVAFDGNQLSGTVSSKFADLPSLTTLYLNDNNLSGKLQFPRGFYERMGKRFASWNNPNLCYSAITSGDVPRGVARCKQDQEHSTEEFKSNQGVDEGSFDEHSGLIAPLILTPAASISALWWAIVLIMML from the exons CTTCCATGCACTGGCCGAAGCAGAGAGCTCCAATGTTCCAATGGACAAAGCAGAGCAGGAAGCCTTGTACGCAGTGATCCAAGACTTGGTCGGAAAGTGGTGGAACGGTTCAGATCTTTATCCTGATCCTTGTGGCTGCACGCAGATACAG GGAGTTTCCTGCGATCTGTTTGACGGTTTGTGGTATGTCACTTCCTTAAACATCGGCCCGATCCTTGGCAACTCCCTGGAGTGTTCATCCGACGCCAAGTTCAATCCACAGCTGTTCCAGCTCAAGCATCTCAATAGCCTCTCCATCTTCGATTGCTTCTCCTCTGATCAACAGCAACTCACCATCCCACCAAGCAATTGGGAGAGACTGGCTTCAACCTTGGAGAGCTTAGAACTCCGGTCGAATCGCGGACTCACCGGGAATATTCCACCCAATTTGGGTCAGCTCAGCAACCTCAACTCCCTAGTTCTGGTGGGAAACTCGTTAAGCGGTGAGCTGCCAATGGAGCTTGCCAACTTGGTCAATCTAAAGAGACTGATGCTATCTGTAAACAAGTTCTCCGGTCAAGTTCCTTCTGCTCTGTTCGCCAACATGGCGCATCTATTGATCCTGGACCTCAGCAGCAATCACTTGACTGGTTCTCTCCCTGCTTCCCTCTGCAATCTCAGCTCACTCTTGAAGCTCGATCTCAGCAACAACCAGTTCCAGGGAAGTCTTCCAGCAGAGCTGGGAAAATGGACGCAACTCACCCTACTAGACCTCAGGAACAACTCCTTATTAGGTGCAATGCCAAAATTAGGATCACTCCGGGATTTGCTTCTGGCTTACAATCCATGGGGAGGAAATCTTTTGGAATTCGAGTGGGGAGCTTTGCAAAACCTCTCTACATTGGATCTGTCTCATATGGGCTTGACCGGTGCGATTCCTAAGGCCATTACGGACCTGAAGATATTGAGGTACGTTGCGTTCGATGGGAACCAGCTCAGTGGCACTGTTTCTTCTAAATTTGCAGACCTGCCTTCTCTCACCACGTTGTACCTCAATGACAACAACCTGAGTGGAAAGCTCCAGTTCCCTCGAGGATTCTACGAGAGGATGGGAAAGAGATTTGCGTCTTGGAACAATCCAAATTTGTGTTACAGTGCCATCACTTCAGGGGATGTACCTCGCGGTGTGGCAAGATGCAAGCAAGATCAAGAACACTCGACAGAAGAGTTCAAATCCAATCAAGGGGTAGACGAGGGAAGTTTCGATGAGCATTCTGGGTTGATAGCCCCCTTGATTTTGACTCCTGCTGCATCAATTAGTGCTCTATGGTGGGCAATTGTTTTGATCATGATGTTGTAG